One genomic window of Grus americana isolate bGruAme1 chromosome 29, bGruAme1.mat, whole genome shotgun sequence includes the following:
- the TTC24 gene encoding tetratricopeptide repeat protein 24 — MGCCYLGMREPARAARCFLDAARTYAAAASPEAAAVALSRASGSMLQSRRFRAAEITGVLAQCRSLCESIPDPALRGKLYNDIGLGYSQLHIFSLAAESFEQALALCGGEPDRRREAALLQNLGAAHNALRSFGTALGWHRRAAALHSALGNRRAQGQCFSNLAYACSRLGSHEAAAENYLHALQAFRDSGDMQGQWQAREGLGAACFHLGDPQKAVGHYKEALTLLSHCQDIPRAARERVVHKLTNAIQHQLCLHGRLSRGGGWVPAPAPDPSQLRFCSTPPHASGTRPRGSKVSFGGKAQAGDKQYASVLGERPGRSGAGAALADSPAPEPHDPRGRLDTSGEDEDGPSTAPRCCSQPHANSNPNTTRPCPALPRHGGLRPGHRDHQTLGLRTLEWAWDPPAPCNAHVPKPKTTGAWDFGTS, encoded by the exons ATGGGCTGCTGCTACCTGGGGATGCGGGAGCCAGCGCGAGCTGCGCGTTGCTTCCTGGACGCCGCCCGGACCTACGCGGCGGCTGCGAGTCCCGAAGCTGCCGCGGTGGCTCTGAGCAGGGCGAGTGGCTCCATGCTGCAGAGCCGACGGTTCAGGGCAGCGGAGATCACAGGGGTCCTCGCCCAGTGCCGCTCGCTCTGTGAGAGCATCCCCGACCCAGCCCTGCGAG GGAAACTCTACAACGACATCGGCCTCGGCTACTCCCAGCTCCACATCTTCTCCCTGGCTGCCGAGAGCTTCGAGCAGGCCCTTGCCCTCTGCGGCGGTGAGCCAGACCGGCGCAGGGAGGCCGCGCTGCTGCAGAACCTGGGTGCTGCCCACAATGCCCTCCGCAGCTTCGGCACGGCCCTGGGCTGGCACCGGCGAGCGGCGGCGCTGCACA GCGCTCTAGGGAACCGGAGGGCGCAGGGGCAGTGCTTCAGTAACCTGGCGTACGCCTGCAGCCGGCTCGGGAGCCACGAGGCTGCCGCAGAGAACTACCTGCACGCCTTGCAAGCCTTCCGGGACTCGG GGGACATGCAGGGGCAGTGGCAAGCGCGcgaggggctgggagcagcctgcTTCCACCTGGGAGACCCCCAGAAAGCCGTCGGGCACTACAAGGAGGCCCTGACTTTGCTTTCCCACTGCCAG GAcatccccagagctgctcgCGAGCGGGTCGTGCACAAGCTCACCAACGCCATccagcaccagctctgcctccaCGGCCGCCTCTCCCGTGGGGGTGGCTGGGtgcccgccccagccccg GACCCCAGCCAGCTGCGGTTTTGCTCCACGCCGCCCCACGCCAGCGGGACACGGCCGCGGGGGAGCAAGGT GTCCTTCGGGGGGAAAGCCCAGGCTGGGGACAAGCAGTACGCGTCTGTGCTGGGAGAACGTCCTGGGCGTTCAG GcgcaggagcagccctggctgaCAGCCCCGCACCGGAGCCCCACGACCCACGCGGCCGCCTGGACACCTCtggggaggatgaggatggtcccagcacagctccaaGGTGTTGCAGTCAGCCCCACGCTAATAG TAACCCGAACACCACCCGCCCATGCCCGGCCCTGCCACGCCACGGCGGCCTCCGGCCAG GGCATCGTGACCACCAAACCCTTGGGCTGAGGACCCTGGAGTG GGCTTGGGACCCCCCCGCTCCTTGCAACGCCCACGTCCCCAAGCCCAAAACCACAGGGGCTTGGGATTTTGGCACCTCGTAG
- the IQGAP3 gene encoding ras GTPase-activating-like protein IQGAP3, producing the protein MEGAGSVRCERLTADEMDERRRQNVAYQYLCRLEEAKRWMEACLSEELPPPTELEESLRNGVVLAKLGHCFAPAVVPLKKIYDREQTRYKAAGLHFRHTDNINYWRDAMNHVGLPSIFHPETTDIYDKKNMPRVVYCIHALSLYLFKLGLAPQIQDLYGKVDFTEEEINNMKRELEKYGLQLPAFSKIGGILANELSVDEAAVHAAVLAINEAVDRGLAAQTMVALCNPSAMLLDLREGLADAYQEVLHRAKLEKGSNARNRCLQVIPEGEDIYDRCLTQAEIQGNINKVNVHGALEEVDDALERQDAPALYRALQDPVLALRCLQRDNLHRYLEQLGTDREQKALELGYVDPLEREEVEAGILAANKTGEEERAMLRAIGRINAAICRGMPAETLEALMDPAAQLPDVYPLAAPLYQHQLALLQRQHPRGELVQEELFVAVEMLSAVALVNRALDAGDPDGLWSSLVSPALGLSGVEDPNAPRYFEDLLQLKGRFRETGAEFLSWNDIQDSVNDTNSSVQDENDRVLAVRLINEALVQVDPEKTLAALLLPAAALPGVALPTARRYHDVLARARRLKAQATEDDGAVLWWEEIREGVCRANQDTVAARRMALGTAAINQAIKEGKAAQTLRVLHNPDVALRGVVSACATAYQEQLAALMATKRQAGSTKPCWIRHRLTDGAEYYLNLQTFEGSWQRPRDSGLNTTHLSREEIQSVITRVTAAYDRERLWASNVAFVVRLQARLRGFLVRREFAARRHVLREQQPAAVRIQACWRGYKQRRAYLERLRYLRANADAAIKLQAGVRMWQARRRYQERLRYFRQNIKAVIKIQAFVRANKARGDYRMLVHARSPPLSVVRRFIHLLEQSQHDFWEESEVLRLQEEVVKRIRANRQLESDLDLMDIKIGLLVKNRITLQEVVSHCKKLTKKNKEQLSEMMSVDKQKGLKSLSKEKRQKLEAYQHLFYLLQTQPVYLARLIFQMPQNKSTKFMESVIFTLYNYASNPREAYLLLQLFKAALQEEIRSKVDHVHDILTGNATVIRLVVSFYRNARGQNALRQILGGPVQEVLQDKTLSIRTNPVDIYKAWINQTESQSGQKSKLPYEVSPEQALSHPEVQRRLDISIRNLLTMTDKFVSAITSSVDKIPYGMRYVAKILRTSLVEKFPKASAEEIDKIVGHLLYYRFMNPAVVAPDGFDIVDISAGVTLHPDHRRSLGSVAKVLQHAAAHKAFDGENSHLCGVNQYLEDTHNKFRRFISAACCVPEPEERFNMDEYSEMVAVAKPVIYITVGELINTHKLLLEHQDSIAPHHGDPLHELLEDLDELPTVQSLVGENVASPADGSAEQMLSQLSKMEISLTLTGKLVPVASNEENDMRSLLLSTKQMLVDVIQSQPGDSLPEILRTPASEHEEASHDHLMHRRALQDAQTPAKLKRNRSLAANSQLSMEEKKRKIIRNLRRLESLGLVDSAHQYQELIDELAKDICNQRRYRQHRKGELLKLRQTLQGLNTKTLFYEEQIDYYNQYIKTCLDNLAASNKASGKNKKLQSLRYTAARLLEKGVLLEIEDLPLSQFRNVIFDIIPCEESGRFQVKAKFMGIDMERFQLHYQDLLQLQYEGVAVMKMFDKAKVNVNLLIFLLNKKFFKK; encoded by the exons ATGGAGGGAGCGGGGTCGGTGCGCT GCGAGCGCCTCACCGCAGACGAGATGGACGAGCGGAGGAGGCAGAACGTCGCCTACCAGTACCTGTGTCGCTTGGAGGAAGCCAAGCG ctggATGGAGGCCTGCCTGAGCGAggagctgcccccccccacgGAGCTGGAAGAAAGCCTGCGCAACGGGGTCGTCCTGGCCAAGCTGGGCCACTGCTTTGCCCCCGCCGTGGTCCCTCTGAAGAAGATCTACGACCGCGAGCAGACGCGGTACAAG GCAGCCGGGCTTCACTTTCGGCACACGGATAACATCAACTACTGGCGCGATGCCATGAATCACGTGGGGCTTCCCTCG ATCTTCCACCCAGAGACCACGGACATCTATGACAAGAAGAACATGCCCCGGGTGGTCTACTGCATCCACGCGCTCAG CTTGTACCTCTTCAAGCTGGGGCTGGCTCCTCAGATCCAGGACTTGTACGGGAAAGTGGACTTCACGG AGGAGGAGATCAACAACATGAAGCGGGAGCTGGAGAAGTACggcctgcagctgcctgccttcagCAAAATCGGAGGCATTTTGGCCAACGAGCTCTCGGTGGACGAAGCAGCAG TCCATGCCGCGGTGCTGGCCATCAACGAAGCGGTGGATCGGGGGCTGGCGGCGCAGACGATGGTGGCCCTCTGCAACCCCAGCGCCATGCTTCTCGACCTGCGTGAGGGGCTGGCGGATGCCTACCAGGAGGTGCTCCACCGGGCGAAGCTGGAGAAGGGCAGCAACGCCAGGAACAGG TGCCTGCAGGTGATCCCCGAGGGAGAGGACATCTATGACCGGTGTCTGACCCAGGCCGAAATCCAAGGGAACATCAACAAAGTGAACG TGCACGGCGCTCTGGAGGAGGTGGACGATGCCCTGGAGAGGCAGGATGCTCCAGCGCTGTACCGTGCACTGCAGGACCCTGTCCTGGCCCTGCGCTGCCTCCAGCGGGACAACCTCCACCGTTACTTGGAGCAGCTCGGCACGGATCGGGAGCAGAAGGCGCTG GAGCTGGGCTACGTGGACCCGCTGGagcgggaggaggtggaggcgGGGATCCTCGCGGCAAACAAGACGGGCGAGGAGGAGCGAGCCA TGCTGCGGGCCATCGGCCGGATCAACGCGGCCATCTGTCGAGGGATGCCGGCCGAAACCTTGGAAGCGCTGATGGACCCTGCGGCGCAGCTGCCCGACGTGTACCCGCTCGCCGCCCCCCTGTACCAGCACCAGCTGGCCCTGCTGCAGCGCCAGCACCCGCGG GGTGAGCTGGTGCAGGAGGAGCTGTTTGTGGCTGTGGAGATGCTTTCGGCCGTGGCGCTGGTTAACCGAGCCTTGGACGCCGGGGACCCCGACGGGCTCTGGAGCAGCCTGGtcagccctgccctgggccTCTCGGGTGTCGAGGATCCAAATGCGCCGCG GTATTTTGAGGACTTACTGCAACTCAAAGGCCGATTTAGGGAGACGGGAGCTGAGTTCCTGAGCTGGAACGACATCCAGGACAGCGTGAATGACACCAACTCATCAGTGCAAGACGAGAACGACC GAGTCCTCGCTGTCCGGCTGATCAACGAGGCGCTGGTGCAGGTGGACCCTGAGAAGACGCTGGCGGCGTTGCTGCTGCCGGCGGCCGCCCTGCCCGGCGTCGCCCTCCCGACCGCTCGGCGCTACCACGATGTCCTGGCCCGGGCACGAAGGCTGAAAGCGCAG gcCACAGAGGACGATGGAGCCGTGCTTTGGTGGGAAGAGATCCGGGAAGGGGTCTGCAGGGCCAACCAGGACACGGTGGCAGCCAGGAGGA TGGCTCTGGGCACTGCCGCCATCAAccaggccatcaaggaagggaAGGCGGCGCAGACCCTGCGGGTGCTGCACAACCCCGACGTGGCCCTGCGCGGCGTGGTGAGCGCCTGCGCCACGGCGTACCAGGAGCAGCTCGCGGCTCTGATGGCTACCAAGAGACAAGCAG GGAGCACGAAGCCGTGCTGGATCCGGCACAGGCTGACGGACGGTGCTGAGTACTACCTGAACCTGCAGACCTTTGAGGGCAGCTGGCAGCGCCCGCGCGACAGTGGCCTCAACACCACGCACCTGAGCCGGGAGGAGATCCAG TCGGTCATCACCCGAGTGACCGCGGCGTACGACCGGGAGCGCCTGTGGGCGTCCAACGTAGCCTTCGTGGTGAGGCTGCAGGCTCGGCTGCGGGGTTTCCTTGTCCGCCGGGAGTTCGCGGCACGACGGCACGTCCTGCGGGAGCAGCAGCCGGCTGCCGTCAGGATCCAG GCTTGTTGGAGAGGGTACAAGCAGCGCAGAGCTTACCTGGAGAGGCTGCGCTACCTGCGAGCCAACGCGGATGCTGCGATAAAG ctccaggcaggcgTGAGGATGTGGCAGGCTCGGAGAAGGTACCAGGAGAGGCTGCGCTACTTCAGGCAGAAC ATTAAAGCTGTAATTAAAATCCAGGCTTTTGTGCGAGCTAACAAGGCCCGCGGGGATTACAGGATGCTGG TCCACGCCAGGAGCCCGCCGCTGAGCGTTGTCCGGCGCTTCATCCActtgctggagcagagccagcacGACTTCTGGGAGGAGTCGGAGGTGCTGCgtctgcaggaggaggtggtgaAGAGGATCCGCGCCAACCGGCAGCTGGAGAGTGACCTGGACCTCATGGACATCAAGATCGGGCTGCTGGTCAAGAACAGGATCACGCTGCAG GAGGTCGTCTCCCACTGCAAGAAGCTGACCAAGAAGAACAAGGAGCAGCTGTCAGAGATGATGTCTGTAGACAAGCAGAAGGGGCTCAAGTCGCTCAGCAAGGAGAAGCGGCAGAAGCTGGAGGCCTACCAGCATCTCTTCTACCTGCTGCag ACACAGCCTGTGTACTTGGCCAGGCTGATCTTCCAGATGCCCCAGAACAAGTCCACTAAGTTCATGGAGTCGGTGATCTTTACGCTTTACAACTATGCATCCAACCCACGGGAAGCTTACCTGCTGCTCCAGCTCTTCAAAGCAGCGCTGCAGGAGGAGATCAG GTCCAAGGTGGACCATGTCCATGACATCCTGACGGGGAACGCCACGGTGATCCGGCTCGTGGTCAGCTTCTACCGCAACGCACGTGGGCAGAATGCCCTGCGGCAGATCCTGGGTGGCCCGGTACAGGAGGTCCTGCAGGACAAGACCCTCAGCATCCGCACCAACCCCGTGGATATCTACAAGGCGTGGATCAACCAGACCGAGTCGCAGAGTGGGCAGAAAAG CAAACTCCCGTATGAGGTCAGCCCTGAGCAGGCTCTCAGCCACCCCGAGGTCCAGAGGCGGCTGGATATTTCTATCCGCAACCTCCTCACGATGACGGACAAGTTTGTCTCTGCcatcacctcttctgtagacaagATCCC CTATGGGATGCGCTACGTGGCCAAAATCCTGAGGACATCCTTGGTTGAGAAATTCCCTAAGGCCTCAGCAGAGGAGATCGACAAG ATTGTGGGGCACCTGCTCTACTACCGCTTCATGAATCCGGCAGTGGTGGCCCCCGATGGCTTCGACATCGTGGACATCTCGGCCGGGGTGACCCTGCATCCTGACCACCGCCGCAGCCTGGGCTCCGTTGCCAAAGTGCTGCAGCACGCGGCTGCCCACAAGGCCTTTGATGGGGAGAACTCACATCTCTGCGGGGTGAACCAGTACCTGGAGGACACCCACAACAAGTTCAG gaggttcatctctgctgcctgctgtgtcCCTGAGCCAGAAGAGAGGTTTAACATGGACGAGTACTCAGAGATGGTGGCGGTGGCCAAACCAGTCATCTACATCACAGTGGGGGAGCTCATCAACACGCACAAG CTCCTGCTCGAGCACCAGGACTCCATCGCGCCGCATCACGGGGATCCCCTGCACGAGCTTCTGGAAGATCTTGACGAGCTTCCTACGGTCCAATCCCTTGTCG GGGAGAACGTAGCCAGCCCGGCGGACGGCAGTGCCGAGCAGATGCTCTCCCAGCTCAGCAAAATGGAGATCTCCCTCACCCTCACTGGCAAGCTGGTGCCGGTGGCCAGCAACGAGGAGAACGACATGAGGAGCTTGTTGCTGAG CACCAAGCAGATGCTGGTGGACGTGATCCAGTCCCAGCCAGGAGATTCCCTCCCGGAGATCCTGCGGACACCGGCCTCTGAGCACGAG GAAGCCTCCCACGACCACCTCATGCACCGGCGAGCGCTGCAGGACGCCCAGACCCCTGCCAAGCTGAAACGCAACCGCTCCCTGGCTGCGAACAGCCAGCTGTCCATGGAGGAGAAGAAGCGCAAGATCATCCGCAACCTGCGGCGCTTGGAGAGCCTGGGGCTCGTGGACTCTGCCCATCAGTACCAGGAGCTCATCGACGAGCTGGCCAAG GACATCTGCAACCAGAGGCGTTACCGACAGCACCGCAAAGGGGAGCTCCTGAAGCTGAGACAGACCCTGCAGGGCCTCAACACCAAGACCTTGTTTTACGAGGAGCAAATTGATTATTACAACCAGTACATCAAGACCTGCCTCGACAACCTGGCAGCCAGCAACAA GGCGAGCGGGAAGAACAAGAAGCTGCAGTCGCTGCGCTACACGGCGGCGCGGCTGTTGGAGAagggggtgctgctggagatcGAGGACTTGCCGCTCAGCCA GTTCAGGAACGTGATTTTTGACATCATCCCCTGCGAGGAATCGGGCAGGTTCCAAGTCAAAGCCAAATTCATGGGGATTGACATGGAGCGGTTCCAGCTGCACTACCAG gacctgctgcagctgcaataCGAGGGTGTAGCCGTCATGAAGATGTTCGATAAGGCCAAGGTCAACGTCAACCTGCTCATTTTCCTCCTCAACAAGAAGTTCTTCAAGAAGTAA